In Nicotiana tabacum cultivar K326 chromosome 2, ASM71507v2, whole genome shotgun sequence, the following proteins share a genomic window:
- the LOC107830802 gene encoding pyruvate kinase 1, cytosolic-like (The RefSeq protein has 6 substitutions compared to this genomic sequence): protein MASILEPSKSSFFPAMTKIVGTLGPKSRSVEVISGCLKAGMSVARFDFSLGDADYHQETLENLKASIKTTKKLCAVMLDTAGPELQVVNKSEQPISLKADATVTLTPDEGQEASSDVFPINFGGLSKAVKKGDTIFIGQYLFTGSETTSVWLEVDEVKGDDVVCVVKNSATLTGSLFTLHASQIHIDLPTLSDKDKEVISTWGAQNKIDFLSLSFTRHAEDVREAREFLSKLGDLGQTQIFAKIESVEGLTHFDEILQEADGIILSRGNLGIDLPPEKVFLFQKAAVHKCNMAGKPAVVTRVVGSMTDNLRPTRAEATDVANAVLDGTDAILLGAGTLRGLYPIETISTVGRICAEAEKVFNQDLYFKKTVKFVWEPMTHLESIASSAVRAAIKVKASVIICFTSSGRAARLIAKYRPTMPVLSVVIPRLKTNQLKWSFTGAFEARQSLIVRGLFPMLADPRHPAESTNASNESVLKVALDHGKASGVVKSHDRVVICQKVGDASVVKIIELED from the exons ATGGCTTCCATCTTGGAACCTTCCAAATCT agTTTTTTTCCTGCAATGACAAAGATTGTTGGAACATTAGGTCCAAAATCTCGATCCGTTGAGGTTATTTCAGGATGTCTTAAAGCTGGAATGTCTG TGGCAAGATTTGATTTTTCGTTGGGTGATGCGGAGTATCACCAGGAGACTTTGGAGAACTTGAAGGCTGCTATTAAGAGCACTAAGAAGCTCTGTGCG GTCATGCTAGATACTGCCGGTCCTGAGCTACAGGTTGTTAACAAAAGTGAGCAACCTATTTCACTAAAGGCAGATGCAACTGTTACTCTTACTCCTGATGAGGGACAGGAAGCATCTTCTGATGTGTTTCCAATCAATTTCGGCGGTTTATCCAAG GCAGTGAAGAAGGGAGACACCATTTTTATTGGTCAATACCTCTTCACAGGAAGTGAAACAACGTCTGTGTGGCTGGAG GTAGATGAAGTGAAAGGGGATGATGTAGTTTGCGTGGTAAAGAACTCTGCCACATTAACCGGGTCATTGTTCACTCTACATGCTTCTCAGATTCATATTGATTTACCTACCCTCTCAGATAAAGATAAGGAG GTTATTAGCACATGGGGTGCCCAAAacaaaattgattttctttcattATCATTTACCAGGCATGCTGAGGATGTTCGTGAG GCACGTGAATTCTTATCTAAGCTGGGTGATCTAGGCCAAACTCAGATCTTCGCCAAAATCGAAAGCGTCGAG GGGTTGACACATTTTGATGAGATACTCCAAGAGGCTGATGGCATCATCCTTTCGCGTGGAAACCTTGGTATAGATCTCCCACCAGAGAAG GTGTTCTTATTCCAGAAGGCTGCTGTTCACAAGTGTAACATGGCTGGCAAGCCAGCTGTAGTAACACGTGTTGTCGATAGTATGACCGACAATCTTAGGCCTACTCGTGCTGAAGCAACAGATGTTGCTAATGCTGTCTTGGATG GAACTGATGCAATTCTTCTTGGTGCTGAGACTCTACGTGGATTATACCCAATCGAGACTATTTCTACTGTTGGAAGAATTTGTGCCGAG GCCGAGAAGGTTTTTAACCAAGATCTATATTTCAAGAAGACAGTCAAATTTGTTGGGGAGCCCATGACGCACCTGGAATCAATTGCTTCCTCTGCG GTGCGGGCTGCAATTAAGGTGAAAGCATCAGTAATTATTTGCTTCACTTCATCTGGAAGGGCAGCACG ATTGATAGCCAAATATAGGCCAACAATGCCAGTATTGTCTGTTGTAATTCCTCGACTCAAGACAAATCAATTGAAGTGGAGTTTCACCGGTGCATTTGAG GCAAGGCAATCTCTTATTGTTAGAGGTCTTTTCCCAATGCTTGCTGATCCTCGACATCCT GCCGAGTCTACAAACGCATCAAATGAGTCAGTGCTGAAAGTTGCTCTTGATCATGGGAAGGCTTCGGGAGTTGTAAAGTCCCACGATCGAGTTGTCATTTGCCAGAAAGTTGGAGATGCATCAGTGGTTAAGATTATTGAGCTTGAAGATTAA
- the LOC107830801 gene encoding uncharacterized protein LOC107830801 yields the protein MDSSSIYSNIGPGMLGLEMSLHHQVPQQNPHHMQQQQQQQQQHPTHPHHQPPPPLHPIVSYGHQETENQQQQSLRQGLPFGNKAKNQSLTFSDEDDNNSVEDGKRSKTCPWQRMKWTDNMVRLLIMVVYYIGDEVGSELNNNNNDTTNGKKKGGGSVGVLQKKGKWKSVSRAMMERGFYVSPQQCEDKFNDLNKRYKRVNDILGKGTACRVVENQNLLETMDHLSSKMKEEVKKLLNSKHLFFREMCAYHNSCGHNTSTGGSGGSGNVQLSTEVAVEANSQAQKRCLHSSENARIGVHLEEGPKMAKGKSVDDDQEDDEEDEDEDEEEDDDDEVSGARGGHDHHHNHSHEDDDDMDERSRKSQRKSGSLSPMVQQLSTELANVIQDGGRSSVEKRQWLKTRMVQLKEQHVSYLCQAFELQKQRLKWEKFTSKKEREMEKEKLINERKKMENERMVLLLRQKELELLDFHQHQNHNNRNSDPSSVTG from the coding sequence atgGATTCTAGTAGTATATATTCAAATATAGGTCCTGGTATGTTAGGATTAGAAATGTCACTACACCATCAAGTCCCTCAACAAAATCCTCACcacatgcaacaacaacaacaacaacaacaacaacaccccaCCCACCCCCACCACCAACCCCCACCCCCACTCCACCCCATAGTTTCATATGGACATCAAGAAACtgaaaaccaacaacaacaatcttTGAGACAAGGTTTGCCATTTGGTAACAAGGCTAAAAATCAAAGCTTGACATTTAGTGACGAGGATGATAACAACAGTGTTGAAGATGGGAAGAGGAGCAAAACTTGTCCTTGGCAAAGAATGAAGTGGACTGATAATATGGTAAGGTTATTAATTATGGTAGTTTATTATATTGGTGATGAAGTTGgttctgaattaaataataataataatgatactACTAATGGTAAGAAAAAAGGTGGTGGTAGTGTAGGGGTTTTGCAGAAAAAGGGAAAGTGGAAATCAGTTTCAAGAGCAATGATGGAGAGGGGATTTTATgtatcaccacaacaatgtgAAGATAAATTCAATGACTTGAATAAGAGGTATAAAAGGGTtaatgatattcttggaaaagggaCAGCTTGTAGAGTTGTGGAGAACCAAAATTTGCTTGAAACAATGGATCATTTATCatcaaaaatgaaagaagaagttAAGAAATTGTTGAATTCTAAGCACTTGTTTTTTAGGGAAATGTGTGCTTATCATAATAGTTGTGGTCATAATACTAGTACTGGTGGTAGCGGTGGTAGTGGAAATGTTCAACTTTCAACAGAAGTGGCTGTTGAGGCTAATTCTCAAGCTCAGAAGAGGTGCTTACATTCGTCGGAAAATGCAAGAATTGGGGTTCATTTAGAAGAAGGGCCTAAAATGGCTAAAGGGAAAAGTGTAGACGATGATCAAGAAGACGATGAGGAGGACGAGGATGAAGATGAGGAGGAGGACGACGATGATGAGGTGAGTGGTGCGAGAGGAGGACATGACCACCATCATAACCATAGCCACGAGGACGACGATGACATGGACGAAAGATCAAGAAAGAGTCAACGAAAGTCGGGTTCTTTATCGCCAATGGTACAACAATTGAGTACTGAATTAGCTAATGTAATTCAAGATGGAGGGAGGAGTTCAGTTGAGAAGAGACAATGGTTGAAAACTAGAATGGTACAATTGAAGGAACAACATGTTAGCTATTTATGTCAAGCGTTTGAGCTGCAAAAGCAAAGGTTGAAATGGGAAAAATTTACAAGTAAGAAGGAAAGGGAAATGGAAAAGGAGAAGCTTATAAATGAGAGGAAAAAAATGGAGAATGAAAGAATGGTGCTTCTCCTTAGGCAAAAAGAGCTTGAGCTTCTTGATTTTCATCAGCATCAgaatcataataatagaaatagtGACCCTTCTTCTGTAACaggatga